GTATGGTAATTCATCGGCTTAACCACCCTAATGAGTCTTGCGTAAGCTATGAGTGAGTCCTCATCCTCTAGCTGGTGGGTCTATCTAATTCTCACTGAGTCTGAACTTATTTATACCGGTATAGCCAAAGATACCGAACGCCGATTTCAAGAGCATCTGGCAACCTATGAAGGCAGAGGAACCAAAGGTGCAAAGTTTTTTAGAGGCCACAAACCACTCAACATCATCTACCAAGAAGCGGCACAAAACCGCTCTGAAGCAACTCGCAGAGAGTTAATGATTAAAAAACTACCCCGAGATAAAAAGTGGGCACTAG
This genomic window from Alkalimarinus sediminis contains:
- a CDS encoding GIY-YIG nuclease family protein, encoding MSESSSSSWWVYLILTESELIYTGIAKDTERRFQEHLATYEGRGTKGAKFFRGHKPLNIIYQEAAQNRSEATRRELMIKKLPRDKKWALANMAEPDSTDVITKAQ